In the Candidatus Bathyarchaeota archaeon genome, ACGATGAGGCAGACGGGGTATGCTCAGCGGCTATAGCGGCTAAGTCGCTTAAAAGAGCCGGGTTCGACTTCAAAACCATATGTATAGATAAGCTGTATCCCGAGGTTTTAAAAGGCATATACTCTCGTGGAGCCGGGTTGTATGTATTCACAGACATAGGCTCCGCTCACGTCAAGCTGGTTGAAAAAGAGGCTCCTGAGGGTTCATTGACTATCATGCTGGACCATCACGACACCGCTGAATCTGAACGGCCCGACGTGTTAAACCTAAATCCTGAACTTTGGGGACTATCCGGTGAAAGAGATGCCTCTGCATCGACGGTTGCATATTTCTTCGCCAAAGCCTTAAACCCAGATAACGTCGACCTATCGTCTTTAGCCATTATAGGTGCTGCTGAGATACCTGGTCCGTTCACAGGATTAAACACTTTTGCCTTGAAAGATGCCTTAGAGGCCGGAGTAGTCGAGCCTAGGGGTAAAGCGAACTATAGGGTTCTGAACCTTGGTAAGCCGCTCTCCTATAAACGGTACTCGACTTTGCTCTCGGTTTTAGCATCGGTAGGCTATTACAGGGGTGGACCGTTCAGAGCGTTAAAAGCATGTATGAAGGGGTTTGAAGATTCTGATTACGAAGAGGCTTCTAGGCTCGAGGAGGAAAGGAGGAAAGCCAACGCTATGCTTCTTGCGAGACTTAGAAGGGGAGGGCTGAAGAGGATGAAAGCCATCCAGTGGTTCTCAGACGGCGGTGTGTATCGGGGTATGGGGACCAAAGTCATAGGAAGCTTCTGCAGTTACCTACGGTACCAGCGGTTCATAGACCAGGATAAGTACATCGTAGGCTACATGGACGTGTTACCTGAGATACCGGGCTATGGCAGGCTTAGCAAAGAATACGTCAAGCTTTCCACGAGAGCCCCTAGACCGCTGACTCAGGATATCTTAAACGGCCGAAAACCCCCGTTGTCTAAGATACTTCCTGAGGCCTGTTCGAGACATGGGGGATTTGCAGATGGACACGCGGTAGCGGCCTCGGGAGTCGTCGAGAAGGATAAAGTCATGGAGCTTCTTAAAACCCTAGACGAGCTAGCTAAGTCTTAGCCCTAGGTTTCACCTGGATTGCTAAGCCATTCGAGTTTAGGAGGTAGACCCATGAACGATAAGCCCTCTAAGACCTCGCGGAACATCCAGTAGGGGTCTTCCCGGCTTAGTATTAAAACCCGTCCCTCTTTAAGACAGTTGAAGTGTTTACGGTCTCTCGTCACGAGTATCGCTCTTTTAGACTCGACTATGCGCCTAACCTCAGTATCGTCGACATCGACCGGGCAGATGTCTCTTAGATGGTAGACGTTCGGATATCCTAGGACCATGAGATACGCTTTCATGTAGTAGGGCATCATGGCGTCGAGGATTATTATAGGCTTCTCCATTTCTCTTATGGAGTAAATTAAGAGGTTCCTAGATAAGCATTATACACATTTTTATATAAAAAAGTCTATTAATCTGTATTTAGCGGGACGTTGGCCCCAACGACCCGGCTTCGGATTTAGCCGCTAGCTTAAGTGTACCGAACTGCGTCTCATAGAGTTTAGCGTATAGGCCTCCCCTACGTAGAAGCTGGTCATGGGTTCCCTCCTCGACTATCTTACCATGGTCCAAGACTATGATCCTATCTGCGAGTTTAACGGTAGAGAGCCTATGCGCGATTATTATACATGTCCTCCCGGTGATGAGCTTCATCATAGCGTCTTGAAGCATGGCCTCCGTGTATGGGTCTAGGCTACTAGTGGCTTCATCGAGGATCAGGATCTTAGGGTTCTTAAGCATCGCCCTTGCGAAGCTTATCAGCTGCCTCTGTCCCATAGACAGGTTCTCGCCACCCGGGCTTATAACGGTCTCGTAGCCGTCTGGGAGATTTTCGATGAGTTTCTCGAGGCCTAGACTTGCGACTACTCTCTTAACATCCTCGTCCGAGGCATCAGGAAAGCCTATCCTTATGTTTTCCAAAACCGTGTCGTTAAACAGTATGGGCTCCTGAGGTACCAAGGCCATCTGACGCTTCAGTGAACTGAGTTTGAACTCTCTGATATCGTGGCCGTCTATGAGTATACGTCCCTTCTGAGGGTCATACAGCCTCATGAGTAGGTTTGCGAGCGTGGTTTTACCGGCGCCGGTAGGTCCGACGACCGCTAGGGTTTCACCCGGTCTCACCTTGAGGTTTAAGTTTTCGAATACGGGGTTTGAGCCGTAGCTGAAATAAACGTTTTCGACCGTTATCTCGCCCTTCTCTATCTCCAGCTCCTTAGCGTAGCTTTCATCCTTAACCGACGGCTGAGTCTGGAGGAAGCTGTAGACTCTTTCAGCCGCCGCCAGAGCCGACTGGAGTGTATTGTAGAAGGTTGTAAGCATTATCACCGGTCTGAAGAACATCTGCACATAGCCGTAGAAGGCTATGAGCGTGCCTATCGTCAGCTGCTGAGAAGCTACGAGCATCCCTCCGTAGCCGATCAGTATAGCAGCTACGAGCGCGTTGATCGCGTCTAGAGAGGGACGGACAAGCGAAAATATGAGCGTTGCTCTAACGTTCGCAGTCATCGTCTCACGGCTTACACGCTCGAAGGAGCTGAAGTCTATGTTTTTACGCTTCGTGAACGCCTGAGCGACCCTGGCACCGGCCACGCTTTGTTCGACGCTACTCGTGAGCTTACTTATCTTGACCCGCGTCTCCCTGTATGCGCTACGGGTTTTACGTGCGAAGAAGTAAGTGAGCGCTACCATGAGCGGTAAAACCGATAACACGGCTAGGCTTAACGTCAGATGCATGCTCAGCATTATCGAAAGCGCACCGACTATGGTGGACGCGTTTATCAACAGGTCTATGGCGCCAGAGGTAACTATCTCACCTATGGCGTTTATATCGTTGGTTATCAACGAGATCGTTCTACCGGCCGGTCTTCCGGTTATGTATTGTATATCGACCTCCATCAAGTGTTTGAAGGTGCGTGTCCTGAGACCGTAGAGAAGCCGCTGGTTGAGGTATGCCGATAAGTATCGCCTAGAGGCGCCTATCCCCCACTGGGCTACAGCGGCTAAAGCCAGTAGGATCGCGTAGAATGTTAGAGAACTCATGTTGGCGGCCATTATCCCCTCGTCTACGATAAGCTTACTGAGGTAGGGGGTTACCATGCTCAGACCTATGGAGCCTATAGCCACTAGCAACATGGCTACGAGCCCGAGCTTCATCGGAGCCAATAGTTTTGCAAACCACTTGAGAAGTATCGTGGTAGGAACCTTAACAGGC is a window encoding:
- a CDS encoding DUF5615 family PIN-like protein, which translates into the protein MEKPIIILDAMMPYYMKAYLMVLGYPNVYHLRDICPVDVDDTEVRRIVESKRAILVTRDRKHFNCLKEGRVLILSREDPYWMFREVLEGLSFMGLPPKLEWLSNPGET
- a CDS encoding DHH family phosphoesterase; this encodes MGLEEFLNALKKAADKLVTSSFREALIIHHDEADGVCSAAIAAKSLKRAGFDFKTICIDKLYPEVLKGIYSRGAGLYVFTDIGSAHVKLVEKEAPEGSLTIMLDHHDTAESERPDVLNLNPELWGLSGERDASASTVAYFFAKALNPDNVDLSSLAIIGAAEIPGPFTGLNTFALKDALEAGVVEPRGKANYRVLNLGKPLSYKRYSTLLSVLASVGYYRGGPFRALKACMKGFEDSDYEEASRLEEERRKANAMLLARLRRGGLKRMKAIQWFSDGGVYRGMGTKVIGSFCSYLRYQRFIDQDKYIVGYMDVLPEIPGYGRLSKEYVKLSTRAPRPLTQDILNGRKPPLSKILPEACSRHGGFADGHAVAASGVVEKDKVMELLKTLDELAKS
- a CDS encoding ABC transporter ATP-binding protein; this encodes MGWYFRHYAERVSDEKPVKVPTTILLKWFAKLLAPMKLGLVAMLLVAIGSIGLSMVTPYLSKLIVDEGIMAANMSSLTFYAILLALAAVAQWGIGASRRYLSAYLNQRLLYGLRTRTFKHLMEVDIQYITGRPAGRTISLITNDINAIGEIVTSGAIDLLINASTIVGALSIMLSMHLTLSLAVLSVLPLMVALTYFFARKTRSAYRETRVKISKLTSSVEQSVAGARVAQAFTKRKNIDFSSFERVSRETMTANVRATLIFSLVRPSLDAINALVAAILIGYGGMLVASQQLTIGTLIAFYGYVQMFFRPVIMLTTFYNTLQSALAAAERVYSFLQTQPSVKDESYAKELEIEKGEITVENVYFSYGSNPVFENLNLKVRPGETLAVVGPTGAGKTTLANLLMRLYDPQKGRILIDGHDIREFKLSSLKRQMALVPQEPILFNDTVLENIRIGFPDASDEDVKRVVASLGLEKLIENLPDGYETVISPGGENLSMGQRQLISFARAMLKNPKILILDEATSSLDPYTEAMLQDAMMKLITGRTCIIIAHRLSTVKLADRIIVLDHGKIVEEGTHDQLLRRGGLYAKLYETQFGTLKLAAKSEAGSLGPTSR